The genomic DNA CGGACCAGCGACTTCTCCGGCGTGGACCGCGTGATCTCGACAAAGTCGGCGACGCTGGAGCCACGACGGCCCGGAGTCGTCGGCTTGTACTTGCGGATACCCATTTCTCAGTCCTCGTCCGATATTCGGACGATCCAGACCGCCCTTAGGCGGTCGGACCGCCGAAGATGTCGATACGGTTGCCCTCGGCAAGGGTCACGATGGCGCGCTTGGTGTTGGCGCGCTTGCCGTAGCCGGTGCGGGTGCGCTTGCGCTTGCCCTGCCGGTTGATCGTGTTGACCCCGGTGACCTTGACCGAGAAGACCGCCTCGACGGCCTGCTTGATCTGGGTCTTGTTGGCGCGCGGGTCGACGACGAACGTGTACTTGTTCTCGTCCAGCAGCGCGTAGCTCTTCTCGGAGACGACCGGCTTGACGAGAATGTCGCGCGGGTCCGTGAAGGTCTTGCTGGTGACGACGGCCT from Streptomyces sp. MRC013 includes the following:
- the rplW gene encoding 50S ribosomal protein L23, whose translation is MTEAVVTSKTFTDPRDILVKPVVSEKSYALLDENKYTFVVDPRANKTQIKQAVEAVFSVKVTGVNTINRQGKRKRTRTGYGKRANTKRAIVTLAEGNRIDIFGGPTA